Sequence from the Magallana gigas chromosome 4, xbMagGiga1.1, whole genome shotgun sequence genome:
CATATACGAATTATTTTTCGCTTATGATTTACGCCCGTTTCTTGTTTAAAGTCAGAAGTCCAAGAAATATTAGTTGAAGATGAAACTGGAAAGACTATGTCTGCTCGAAAAGTCTTTTCCGAATCACTCAGATTTTTAGTGAATTCACTGTTTGATGAAGTGAGGAAACAGCAAACCGATATTGAAATGACCGATATAAGATGGGTTGTCACAGTGCCAGCTATCTGGTCTGATCCCGCAAAAGCATTCATGAGGAAATCTGCAATAGAGGTGTTCtttactattatatattttaattactttaaagaAAACTCTGCTATATTACTTAACAAATTGGGACAACAAGtgttcaataaaatttaaaacatgtttgttaATAGCTTCAATAAAATAGCCCTCTcccaattatttattttttggggggggggggggctacaactccataggatttCCGTAATGGTGCGTCAGTGATTCtctcccgcaacgatttcgtctcaaatcgtatataaatgacaataacatttgcatttcttccTGAACTCAACcgttgtagatgtctatggcataaattaatccaaaaatatcaagtaaatatcggttatttttcgtatATGCCAACaacgaaagttgaatttgtccgccatgtttactgaccttgactggttttattttgggacggcaaatgagaattcaggagcggatcttgaccTGAATATAGAAATTcacctattttaaacataattaacgcggtaaatttgaattttcaattatataccatttccttaaatgatgttttagtgatagaatGAGGTAAaatcgattatttacactgacattcacgttattaagcccatcaaaactccaagagtaaattccataaaatcacgcgagaactgtcatggctgctgaaaaagacgactgttACACATGGTGATGtgtttatctggttttgattaaTATACAgttagtttgttcaacctgaataaaaaaaattattttatcataaggAACTCAAATATAAAAGCGATCTTTTCAGATCGAAGTCAGAcgcattaaaaattaattttgcaccattataGAGATTCTGTGGAATTGTAGCCTTCTCCAGTAACCataaggtataaaaaaaaaatcggagagggctacattattggaGCTAGTTTGTTAACTGAACTCTCCGTCATATTGATATCTGATATGAAGTTATTTATGACAGGCTGGAATAGACTCTAGTATGTTGACGATAGCTTTAGAACCTGAAGCCGCAGCTCTGTATGTTAAAGATCTGCCTGTAGAGAAAAGAATTTGTGAAAATAAGAGCGTAGACTTCGAGACATTTGCTCCAGGTTCAAAATACATTGTTGTGGATGTTGGAGGTATGGTATGCgttaaccattttttttatctacatgtaacataccATCGAaataatttaaagtgttttagtttgttgtaaatgaataaataaaaaagtaactcACACTTGACAGGGGGTACAGTTGATATAACTGCGCATGAGGTGCTGGAGGACGGTCACGTCGAAGAACTCATTAAAGCAACTGGAGGGAACTGGGGAGGCACAAAGGTGGACGAAGAATATATGGATTTTATCAAACGCCTCATTGGTGAAAATACTGCAAAGTACATTGATGAAAACATACCAAGTGTATTTTTTGAAGCTTGTAGGGAGTTTGAAATGGCAAAAAGAACAATCAAACCTAACTCAGACGGCAAATTCAATGTCAGGATTCCCTCTCAAATCGGGGAAACCTACTCATTAGTACATTGCGGTAGAGAGTTGAAATCAGTAAAAActgtctttacaaaatatgaaaaacatatgGCCATTTCATTTACTGGAGACAAACTGCGATTGAAATCAAAGGATGCCGAAGATTTCTTTGATGAATCGATAACAAAAATTGCTAATTATCTTTCAGAACTTATTCAGCAAAATGGTGGAAAGGACATTACTACTATTATTCTTGTAGGTGGCTATGCAGAGTCTCGAATGCTTATTGAGGGAATTAAAACCAAGTGTTCTCACATGCGCGTAATCATCCCTACAGAAGCAGCATGGTCAATTTTGCTTGGCGCAGTCATTTTCGGTCACAGTCCTAACCTTATAAAACATAGACGAAGCAAGTATACCTATGGCATTGGCGTCAACAAAAAGTTCAAGCCTTCTGAACACGatgaaaaacataaatatgaagaaaatggAGAATTTCGATGTTGGGGGCTTTTTAGTAAACTAGTAGAGATCGATGAAATTGTATCTGTCGGAGAATACagaaaaattgataaacattttcatataaaaaactgTAAAGTGGAAGGGAATTTCAAATTGTACGCTAGTACATTGAAAAGTCCAAAATATGTTGATGAAGATGATTGTTTCTTCATCGGGCATATTCTGTCGCCTGGTCATGAGTTTCTTCCCAAACATATCATTTACATCGATGTGTGTTTTGGAGAAACGCAAATTATGTTCTTAGCACAACAACCAAAAAGTGATAAATTTTTTCTTTGCTATCTTGGAGATTGATTTCAAAGCCAAGGGCTTATACGTATTTAATTTACCAACACAAAGGTAAAAGTATATACATATGTTAATCAGATTTGGTGAGTGAAAGACATCAAGACGACAGGACTTGCTTTTTTCTTGATGTTATTTACTTCAGTTAATAGTGAATGGACTCATGACTCATGTGTAGATATGTTGTATCACTCGTTTGCACATTATCTATTtgaaaattaggaaaaaaataatctaaggcatatattttaagaatgtctatattgattttgattataaaaagaCCCCGTTCTTGATTTCCTCGTAATTGGGAAAGTACTAGTCGAAAGCAACACAAAACACAGGATTCCAGTAGTTCAAGTTGTGTACTGATCAATCTACTGATAAGTGTTAAGTATGAAATTCAATgtatacggggtagtgttgttctagtcggattatttatatcgtaaacaacgacagtgAAAATCCTGGGCGAGAAGCAAAAATATAACTACATATCTTctaacatatatttgataaagtTAACATCTGTTCtaatattttcaacaacaaaaaaataattaaaatacttttagtgttcttatatttcttatattttaaatatgttttcagTGCTGTTTAAAACTGTACAGAACATTGCACTTACAGTTATGACGTCATCCTTTTGCAAATCAATCTATTTTATGGGGAAAATTGTCtcttgtatatttatatagatGGGATTTTTGTCCACgtattgttgttttaaaatctttgatttttgtCTACAATTTGCTGCTTAAAAATCTGTATAGGAGTATAAAAACTATAAGCTTTGTTATATTACGTTGTTCCTGTTGGAAAATGCCTCAAGTAAATTAACTTTAACACTTCTCCCTGTTGGTGATTTTGTACggaaaatgttgaaacaatattttatgtacatgtttttatttcctaTGATAAGGTATAAAGACTGTGAAGtggtttaaaatttgtttttatcattaacaaCTAGGCATTTGCTAAAAACTAAATATTCCACATACGAGGgtaaaaaaaatacgaagacaaggAAATCCCTGACTGTCTCATTAcgaagtttatttttttatcaaatacttaAAGATATTCTACTTTCTTTTGTATTGTTTGATGTCCAAAATACATTTACCACAACCCCACAAAATGTGTTAGAGttaaacataaatgtaaaaataatttttcacttatttttctTCCATTGCGCATTTTCTGTTTTCATACGCTTTTCCCGAGTtagattgaaaatgaaaaatgacaataacaaactgtcaaccatctcgaaaatccataaaacgaaatacaaattcaaagcagagcaacacggacctcttaaaagatagaggtagaatcaggtgcctaggaggagtgagcttTCTCTTCTGACTGGTCACACCAGCCGTGTGCTCATTGTCGTAATCGAAATAAAAACCGGAAAAGTCTGTTGACAATACCATACAATTCATACTGTTTATATTCTTCGTTGCGCCATGAGGTCCGCCGACGTCAATGTTTAAGTCCATTTTAAGGAGGACTTTATGTCTTTAGTTActgatatttgttaaaaaaaaaattctatatatcccgtcattataTGGTACATAGAATATTATGACAGTATTTGATTTTAGGTTTCAATAATAGTTTGTTTTAAAACCAAATTATGTAGAAATTACATTCAACATATTATGGTTTATGGTTTACACAACCTAAAGTTTGATCTTGTGCAATGACCTTATTTTcgcaggattagattctaaataattcttagaaataaaggaatatacaatttttttaatttcaaattgtttgaaacaattgataaataatttctACTGAATTTAGTAATAATATGACGTTACATAACATAGCTATGagaaaagtcttcgtattttttattGACCCTTGTAAATCTTAATTTGTACGTGTTCTTTCTCAGATTTGCTATTGTCAGGTTGATTGTATATAACGTTTAACGGgttataaatttaataatttcatatgttaaacaatatatttcatgtcctaaatgcaatatattttagTGGGGATTACTCGGTcacgaaaataaaatttttaaaaagcagtacaattttgaaaaattatgattttcaagGAAAAATTTTCTAAATTAGTCTAATTCATGTCATtactttatatcttttttttaatatcttaaagTAACCacttgccacaaattgatttgGTATTAGTTATATGCAACGcaaccaataaaaatatataactatatcgtgtaattacaacaattatattatacattttattataatgtaCATTACATATGCCTCCTTAACACCCTTTCATAAATGTCGGCCATTCTAGAAGTCGTTCCTGACATTCTGGTTTTGTGTTTGTCACTCGTGatagttttattgtttatgaagaatattttaattatatattatatatatacgagggttcttcggaaattattgagacaacacaGATATTTCCATTTCTAAGTGACGAATTATGGTGAAAATTGACATGAACATTGAAAAAAcctcaaaaaataattaaagaaagtaatatttaaaaaatgtttaatattttgtttacaacagTAGATAAACAAATCGGTGGTCGGGGTACTCGGCGCAAGCATAAACGCGgagaataagaaaactaaaacatcGTCTATCTAAGTATCCGCAAACTTACAgtttataataaaagaaatcaaattatatatgttcatttgCTATTTATTGGGACTAATttttgatcaagttttacgagtgtttgagttgaaatacggatatggtacagatatatttaccaagcaataggAAGTTGAAAACGACAGTATATAGAAATTTGACGTCCAGGCGGCGAAGCGAATATACATCAAATTGATGGATATTTCGGAAAAAGACCATTTAATGCCACCCAATTGCTTTAACAAAAACTATACTATCACTAATTGTTTAGCTAGAATTCAGACAAAGTGACTAAATATCAAGCACTTTTTACACACTGATATAAACAGTTCTAAAAGATGTACACAGAATCACTGTTAAGACATTTCACAGTTATTTGACTTTCGGTTAGAAATGACccgattttttccaaaaaaaaatcaagaatggagGGAATATGCCAATGTTGACatcttgaaatgtaaacaaaagatgcGAAATGAAGAATTTCCATGTGTTtgttaagtttttaaaacataggGTCAGCTTACTAGGAATGATCTAATCATGCTatggacaatattttttttacattgataaactctatcctGGTGAACgttttgatgaaatttcaaGGATTTATCTTTTTCCCCAAGGAAATAACagtaacatatatatatttgttttccctcagactgaaatgtcacattttcattggattaaacatggcacgtgattgcctcatatatctcaaTGTAAGTTCTGTGaggattaatattaggcaatatggccgtcattggccgctgcctcacctactcatctcgatatttcatattatttaacacaaaaatcgtgttcagtaagtcattaaaatatttagagtagtggccctttggaattatttttaagttagagtagttgccctttgaatattgacgtcacattgttgtgtctggagcagaagaaaatggcagcgtctaaatttgctcaaatctctgcagaggtttaaaattgaatagcaacaaaccattgtaagtaatatgggtgaagcaaagattttttaagcgtatttgaaaggtggtattgataattttgaagagtttaaatgagtttaattggacgagatgtaaggcatcttgtacatggctttgcgtagatcaccgCTACTGcagtattttttaatgaatatgtcgcttgatagtcctcgggaaaacacaACACTTATAAGGTTAGTTACAGACTCACTTGGagaatatattgggttgatcaatctcatagacgagtctatgagattgatcaacccaatatatttccgtagtgagtcagtaactaacctaataagtaataatattcgCCCACCCACACTctttttttctacaataatagaaaaatgaattttgatcaATCGCTCAAATCCTTCCTACCTTTTGGGGACAGTGTTAAATTCAGTTCAATTTGGCGTATATATATCAAGATTCAAAGAGAAATTGAAAGCAAAACAAATTTCGTATTCATGCGATCAGGGTTTCACAttattaaggtattcaatgtataatgaacggatattgaacaattttgaatcattttaaactagcTAAATATGTATTACTAGATaactatgaaagtgaaatgaaccaaattcacatgacagACAACATATAAGGAGCTGGTCATCTcgcactttaatttttttaaagagttatctccccttgatgaaaaaaaaaagaaaattttaatttcgtcaaaatatctgcggtgaatgattcattttattccatattttattgaaaagaaagtttatgcatatattaaccaagagagtttAACGAATTtcaagttactttttacaatatcttaataaaacatacgttgcccatagacttcaatgcaaaattcaaggtgtaattagttggaccataatcaaaattttgaaaattcctttggtggagtatttttatttgataacaccttcaaaatgatatcatgattaagaatatcggaccattcatatataaggtacaaaatgtggtcgttatacatcgaataccttaaatactctatataattcaaattatgaaaattcTCTAGTTACAGACATAATGTGCATATGGACCAAACAGTCAGAGGtcgaaaaaagttttatttggtTTAGCTGCAACACAAAGAATTTAAGCAACATATAATCATTAAATTCTAATTCACACCCACTTCTCCTGTAAGTCCATcaagttcatttttttaatctacgttttaaaaatcaatactactatattaaaataatagactcgaatatttgggctttaataccgaggaatcggaagagtactgtcctttgtttttatattttaaacatcattggtatttgaagattaccaatttgtttttatttttttctcaactaagcttcgttaattaataatcaacgaaaattcggctggaaaatccggaaatcgtttggtttttttggattttacaatcttgcacatgcgcattacattcatgcTAAATCATGGTAGTAtatttagtttatgtttccacaatatcatatttgtatGGATAAACTTAGAAAAGATATCACAaatgcgtgtaaattttcattgaaaatttgtcatatattctgttcatcaaaagaAATACAGGAGATAGCTCTAACtcagtgcaattaaaatgaaaaatcccGATAGTTCCGAATATCAACATGGTGTGTTAATTCGAAGCGAgaaaaaacgttggtgaaaaagtgttaaattCTTCCAGTCCCtgattcttcattaatatgaattaaatttttgggtGAAAGGTATTTAAAGCCTCAAAATagtttgttataaataatttgaatgttattttcaattcgtcttcattaattttctccaaaatcattTCGGAGAGATTCTGCCATTTTTTTGCTACAtaacgggtatatgggaggcattttaactgtggtgaaggcctgtgcAGAGACAccgttagattattctaactacgCAGAATccagtgaaattaatagcattatcgtaggcttatagcttggttatgtaaatgtcaacaatatggtgtgtcgatgtatctatttcgtaaatgtcctaTATcttatgcaatgtcaacccgtgcatgcatgggtcaaagtctagttaatatataaataaattgataatttcttttaaatttaaatcagctaaagaaactgaaaaaagagagaaaatcgattttataaaattatgtttttaaaaaaatgataacgaAAATCAGATTCAACATACAATGCCTATGtaatgtgtaaattattattattattttaaaaagtgaacttcgtatacgataatatttgaatccaaagccgcttattttaagttacggttattaggaatattaattatgacttgccccgcgtttcgcgttttttatttgcaaaacatctacatacgaaaatatcaaacaaccttcagcggcaattcataaattattattattataaattatttattacatacacaATTTTAAAGAGGTAATGAAATAAACTGTGCTTTATAATTGAACTCGCTATCTTCCGTGGAAAAAAATTGCATAGAAAAATGTTGTTccatgttcatcaaatacgcttagcaataaaaaaaaaataacaaactgtatattgatagattgacacattaacaaacattcagacccgcaatgtgttttatttttacaaattctataaaatgtatactctgactgaattctttaccgttttccgtttggggtattttgaaAGATAGGTCAAGTTAGCTAGTaataactggctacgagaagtaagaaaagctagctactagtaactggctacgagatgaaataaaagttggctactagtaactggctactagtaactggctacgagaattaagaaaagctagctactagtagcTGGCTACGAGATGAAAGAAACTTGGCTATTACATATagttactacatgtagttactGTCAAAGTGAGAAATCATACCTTGGATTTCTATCTGTGTTCTTAATATGTACATTTCACTATatcatcattgtttatatttctCTCATACTCTCATCGGGATTTGGTGCATTTCGTTTAAAATATCTCTATTTTAGGCAATATTGTCCATTTGACTCAACAAgtgttattatttataacaatcTATCATGACATCCGCATCATATTACAACaaaattactcagatatctctcttaatCTCGTCAGCTACCAGTGCATTTCATTTCAACTATCTCTacttttaaagacaatttttttcatgcaactcaagtagctgtacataAAGATTGAAGACATCTTCAAGGGTTGTTAATATCAACATTGTATCAGGTCATCCACAAGATATTACAATGGAATTACACAGATATCTATCTTTCTTTATGCCGTcagctactagtgcattttgttacaaatatctttattttttacggTTTTGTCAACAAATCTCAAGTACCTGTATATATAAAGATTGCTGATATCTACCAGTCTTGCTTATGTCAACAAGGTCCCACACATCATATTACGAAAAAAACTACGCAGATATCTCTATCAATCTCTTCAGcaacttgtgcatttcgttacaaataccTCCATTTTTTACGGTTTAGTTCATAtacctcaagtagctgtatatatagattgaagatatctACAAATGAGTTGACCATTCCATAAGGTCAGCTACATgatatttttacacaataactcagatatctctttaaatattgtcagctactagtgcattttactaaaaatatctttatttttgagAGGTCTGTCAACAAATCTCAAGTAgttgtatatatagattgaaaaTATCTTCAAGTGTGGTGAATTTGAACATTGaccaccccacccccctccccccggccatgatacctatttttaaaatcaggattacacacgtgcttgcatgggtgttgctaaaacgcggaacggaaaacggaacggaaagcggaacggaacggaaagcggaataATACCATGAAGTTTATCTCTTAAGGTCTcacacaaggaattaatttcactatatgttactatatagctttaattcatttaagtaattaactatactctcagcataaaattcatgaaagagaaattttagttaaatgcttcaagaaaaattttagatcagaaaaataacGGCTTATGCGGCTTCTAAGAGAGATAATTCAGAGTAAACATACCTACCCACAAGTACACGTGGGTTCAACGTGGTTTGACAAACAGGCTCAgcaccatccaggaagttgcatcatgcgcacctaaaaaaaatagttccatcGAAATTAGTGTGACAATTCCACTAAAGTAATAATTCTCCTAGCCACTGAGTCCAAAATCAAATACTATAGGCCTAAAATAAGGtgccaaaaaaggaagaaagaaaagaaattgtctctatatacatgtatatggaactACAGCTGACTGTTTCCTTGCGTAAGACCTTTAAATATTGTATAGATTGGACACAAACTTTTACTTTGGAACATTTATTCATATCTTATGAATGATTATTATGAAAAGGTTGCtgaattatttcatatcattccTACGGATGTCTATCAACtaaatcattgtttaaaaaagtacaaaaaggaaaaatgaaatgtacataCATTGTGATTAAATAAGCtatataaataactttttaattattttccttttgtaATATTATTGGAAAAATAGTGTAGGGCAGTTGGTTGAAGCATTTGGTTGTGTTTTTCACGACTTCGAAACTTGTTTGGgattttatacttattttttaaaatttaaacaagatgTATCCTCATTCACATTGAATTTTTAGTGATCCATACTattgtataaatttattaatagcattattgatATTAATAACGTGACCGACGAACAACATCCACTATCATTGTTACGAGGTTTTGCTGCAACATCTGTTTGCTAACGTTTTCGTCTCCCTATTTTTGAGATTATTACTCGAAAACATAATCATTTCATTGGATCACTAATGCTCTAGATGTACTGCAAAGTATCCTTAAAattcttttacatgtaatatcggCGTTCGTTTACCTATGTTATTGTAAATTCCTGCAACTTAATTCAGATAAAGAGCTGGATATGTTGTTTAGTTTGATTAACTGGGACTAGTTGTCAAAGCATATGATGTTAATTGTAAGCAAATcatgca
This genomic interval carries:
- the LOC136274365 gene encoding heat shock 70 kDa protein 12B-like — translated: MDDTKCKDYLIVGAIDFGTTFSGYAFSTKHDFLTDPKNIRNISIKHWEDPISAMLYYKTSTCILFTEEKIFDKFGFEAEAKYLDLILDNDHQNWYFFRRFKMSLYAIQSEVQEILVEDETGKTMSARKVFSESLRFLVNSLFDEVRKQQTDIEMTDIRWVVTVPAIWSDPAKAFMRKSAIEAGIDSSMLTIALEPEAAALYVKDLPVEKRICENKSVDFETFAPGSKYIVVDVGGGTVDITAHEVLEDGHVEELIKATGGNWGGTKVDEEYMDFIKRLIGENTAKYIDENIPSVFFEACREFEMAKRTIKPNSDGKFNVRIPSQIGETYSLVHCGRELKSVKTVFTKYEKHMAISFTGDKLRLKSKDAEDFFDESITKIANYLSELIQQNGGKDITTIILVGGYAESRMLIEGIKTKCSHMRVIIPTEAAWSILLGAVIFGHSPNLIKHRRSKYTYGIGVNKKFKPSEHDEKHKYEENGEFRCWGLFSKLVEIDEIVSVGEYRKIDKHFHIKNCKVEGNFKLYASTLKSPKYVDEDDCFFIGHILSPGHEFLPKHIIYIDVCFGETQIMFLAQQPKSDKFFLCYLGD